From a region of the Nitrospira sp. genome:
- a CDS encoding pilus assembly protein PilP, translating to MRQLDLSEKKAWRYSVAVGVGTAFSWSILFGSLAAQAEPSAIPGQVAPMRHNTIKMSPDPEVPRTTPPAMEAPSMGVNAQAPSQLPLTDGVAGSGYDPSGRRDPFAPIIQELQPGKTDSSLPPLQRVTLTELNLIAVVWGAYGYTAMVQTPEGHGYTVRRGTRIGQNNGVVSAITERGIIVQERFTDVYGTKQEREYVKLLHPKEGSE from the coding sequence ATGCGTCAATTGGATCTCAGCGAGAAGAAGGCTTGGAGATATTCCGTGGCAGTCGGTGTCGGCACAGCCTTCTCGTGGAGCATCCTTTTCGGGAGTCTGGCAGCTCAAGCTGAGCCATCTGCCATTCCTGGACAAGTCGCCCCGATGAGGCACAACACCATCAAAATGTCTCCCGATCCGGAAGTCCCACGGACCACTCCGCCGGCTATGGAAGCCCCATCGATGGGCGTCAATGCTCAGGCGCCTTCCCAGTTGCCATTAACGGATGGTGTGGCTGGGTCTGGGTATGACCCTTCGGGTCGGCGAGATCCATTCGCCCCCATCATCCAGGAGCTTCAGCCTGGAAAAACCGATTCCTCTCTTCCGCCATTACAGCGGGTGACGCTGACGGAGCTCAACCTTATTGCCGTTGTATGGGGAGCCTACGGCTATACGGCTATGGTGCAGACTCCTGAGGGGCATGGGTATACCGTTCGGCGAGGGACGAGGATCGGGCAGAACAACGGAGTGGTCAGCGCCATTACCGAGCGTGGCATCATTGTCCAAGAGCGGTTCACGGATGTGTATGGCACTAAGCAGGAGCGCGAATATGTCAAGCTCCTTCATCCCAAAGAGGGATCAGAATGA